In Lepidochelys kempii isolate rLepKem1 chromosome 8, rLepKem1.hap2, whole genome shotgun sequence, a single genomic region encodes these proteins:
- the STX6 gene encoding syntaxin-6 isoform X2, which produces MSMEDPFFVVKGEVQKAVNTAQGLFQRWTELLQDPSTATREEIDWTTNELRNNLRSIEWDLEDLDETISIVEANPRKFNLDATELGVRKAFITSTRQVVREMKDQMSNSSVQALAERKNRKALLGESGGQSWSSGSDKYRGLDRELQLANSHFIEEQQAQQQLIVEQQDEQLELVSGSIGVLKNMSQRIGGELEEQAVMLDDFSHELDNTQSRLDNVMKKLAKVSHMTSDRRQWCAIIILFVILLVVLILFFVL; this is translated from the exons GGAGGTACAAAAAGCGGTGAACACAGCTCAGGGGCTGTTCCAGAGATGGACGGAGCTCCTGCAAGATCCCTCCACAGCTACAAGAGAAGAAATTGACTGGACCACCAATGAGCTCAGGAATAACCTGCGGAGCATTGAGTGGGACCTGGAAGACTTGGATGAAACTATTA GCATTGTTGAAGCAAATCCTCGGAAATTCAACCTTGATGCAACAGAGCTGGGTGTAAGAAAAGCCTTCATCACAAGCACACGGCAGGTGGTCAGG GAAATGAAGGATCAGATGTCAAACTCATCTGTGCAGGCACTGGCTGAGAGAAAAAACAGGAAG gCACTGCTGGGAGAAAGTGGAGGTCAGAGTTGGAGCTCTGGATCCGATAAATATCGCGGTTTGGATCGTGAGCTGCAGTTAGCCAATTCACACTTCATTGAGGAGCAGCAGGCTCAGCAGCAG TTGATCGTGGAGCAGCAGGATGAGCAATTGGAGCTGGTCTCTGGCAGCATTGGGGTGCTGAAGAACATGAGCCAACGCATTGGTGGGGAGCTGGAGGAACAAGCAGT GATGTTGGATGACTTCTCTCATGAGTTAGACAACACTCAGTCACGGCTCGATAATGTTATGAAGAAGCTTGCAAAAGTGTCCCACATGACCAGTG ATCGACGGCAGTGGTGTGCAATCATCATTCTCTTTGTTATCTTACTGGTGGTGCTTATCCTGTTTTTTGTGCTGTGA
- the STX6 gene encoding syntaxin-6 isoform X1, which produces MSMEDPFFVVKGEVQKAVNTAQGLFQRWTELLQDPSTATREEIDWTTNELRNNLRSIEWDLEDLDETISIVEANPRKFNLDATELGVRKAFITSTRQVVREMKDQMSNSSVQALAERKNRKALLGESGGQSWSSGSDKYRGLDRELQLANSHFIEEQQAQQQLIVEQQDEQLELVSGSIGVLKNMSQRIGGELEEQAVMLDDFSHELDNTQSRLDNVMKKLAKVSHMTSAAALVSTVWSPSRSPQDLAEAPNKEGS; this is translated from the exons GGAGGTACAAAAAGCGGTGAACACAGCTCAGGGGCTGTTCCAGAGATGGACGGAGCTCCTGCAAGATCCCTCCACAGCTACAAGAGAAGAAATTGACTGGACCACCAATGAGCTCAGGAATAACCTGCGGAGCATTGAGTGGGACCTGGAAGACTTGGATGAAACTATTA GCATTGTTGAAGCAAATCCTCGGAAATTCAACCTTGATGCAACAGAGCTGGGTGTAAGAAAAGCCTTCATCACAAGCACACGGCAGGTGGTCAGG GAAATGAAGGATCAGATGTCAAACTCATCTGTGCAGGCACTGGCTGAGAGAAAAAACAGGAAG gCACTGCTGGGAGAAAGTGGAGGTCAGAGTTGGAGCTCTGGATCCGATAAATATCGCGGTTTGGATCGTGAGCTGCAGTTAGCCAATTCACACTTCATTGAGGAGCAGCAGGCTCAGCAGCAG TTGATCGTGGAGCAGCAGGATGAGCAATTGGAGCTGGTCTCTGGCAGCATTGGGGTGCTGAAGAACATGAGCCAACGCATTGGTGGGGAGCTGGAGGAACAAGCAGT GATGTTGGATGACTTCTCTCATGAGTTAGACAACACTCAGTCACGGCTCGATAATGTTATGAAGAAGCTTGCAAAAGTGTCCCACATGACCAGTG CTGCAGCTCTAGTGTCAACTGTGTGGTCACCATCCAGATCCCCTCAGGATCTTGCTGAAGCCCCCAACAAAGAAGGAAGTTAG